From the genome of Colletotrichum higginsianum IMI 349063 chromosome 4, whole genome shotgun sequence, one region includes:
- a CDS encoding Hemerythrin hhe cation binding domain-containing protein, which produces MAGYLLLVIPSILMSLLVSRAPFMMTTTPQTTKPWADAPMKLITTPQYETKKTDLFTLGSTHMALLHNSILRGYNSIYQQAPYIQDADKADFIGYSQTWFKFVKSHHDDEEESLFTKVEDLLDDKNVFAETHKEHESFLSGLAEFNQYLTSLSSPTDFSGAKLLDIMKGFQQPFETHFHSEISTIAGLAKHPNAPKEGTPEAANASLTFKTWGKSTVTKAGTADVVPFFLLNLDRTAEDGLWANWPPMPAPIKWGLINIAGAWHWGWWKFASCDAAGQPRELYALGSLGSDDKAKAEL; this is translated from the exons ATGGCCGGATATCTCTTGCTTGTGATTCCAAGCATCCTCATGAGCTTGTTGGTTTCGAGAGCGCCATTCATGATGACCACCACACCACAGACGACGAAGCCCTGGGCCGATGCGCCTATGAAGCTCATCACGACGCCGCAGTACGAGACCAAGAAG ACCGACCTCTTCACGCTGGGCTCTACCCACATGGCCTTGCTGCACAACTCGATCCTGCGAGGCTACAACTCCATCTACCAGCAGGCGCCCTATATCCAGgacgccgacaaggccgacTTTATCGGATATTCCCAGACGTGGTTCAAGTTTGTCAAGTCGCAccacgatgacgaggaggagtCCCTCTTTACCAAGGTCGAGGACCTGCTGGACGACAAGAACGTCTTTGCCGAGACGCACAAGGAGCATG AGTCCTTCCTGAGCGGTCTTGCCGAGTTCAATCAGTACCTGACGTCCTTGTCATCGCCCACCGACTTCTCTGGCGCCAAGCTGCTTGACATCATGAAGGGCTTCCAGCAACCGTTCGAAACCCACTTCCACAGCGAGATCAGCACTATCGCCGGGCTTGCAAAGCACCCGAACGCGCCGAAGGAGGGGACGCCCGAGGCGGCGAACGCCAGTCTGACGTTCAAGACGTGGGGCAAGAGCACTGTCACCAAGGCGGGCACGGCGGACGTGGTGCCCTTCTTCCTGCTCAACCTGGACCggacggccgaggacgggCTGTGGGCGAACTGGCCGCccatgccggcgccgatcaAGTGGGGCCTGATCAATATCGCGGGAGCGTGGCACTGGGGATGGTGGAAGTTTGCCAGCTGCGACGCGGCTGGGCAACCGAGGGAGCTTTACGCGCTGGGGTCTTTGGGGTCggacgacaaggccaaggctgAGCTGTGA
- a CDS encoding Copper transporter ctr4, giving the protein MDHGSMNMATTTAAMAATGTMSMPAATSSKAAMSMGGSGCKISMLWNYNTIGSCFISSSWKITSNGMFAGSLIGVILLVILLEALRRAVKEYDRYLIRTHKARYADAGAASPSSASADDHAKGPSSSAAAVRSNVVPPFRPNVFQQAVRALIHVCQFAVAYFVMLLAMYYNGYMIICIFIGSYIGAFLFQWETLFDEPTSAAREATVCCG; this is encoded by the exons ATGGATCACGGCTCGATGAACatggccaccaccaccgccgccatggctGCCACAGGCACCATGAGCATGCCCGCAGCCACTAGCAGCAAGGCCGCCATGTCCATGGGAGGCAGCGGTTGCAAGATTTCT ATGCTCTGGAACTACAACACTATTGGATC TTGCTTCATCAGCAGCTCCTGGAAGATCACCTCCAACGGCATGTTCGCCGGCTCCCTTATCGGCGTCATCcttctcgtcatcctcctcgaggcattgcgccgcgccgtcaaggagtACGACCGATACCTCATCCGCACCCACAAGGCCCGCTacgccgatgccggcgccgcctccccgagctccgccagcgccgacgacCACGCCAAGGGCCCTtcgtcctccgccgccgccgtccgctcCAACGTCGTCCCGCCCTTTCGTCCCAACGTCTTCCAGCAGGCCGTCCGTGCCCTTATCCACGTCTGCCAGTTCGCTGTCGCCTACTTTGTCATGCT TCTCGCCATGTACTACAATGGCTACATGATCATTTGCATCTTCATCGGCTCCTACATTGGCGCATTCCTCTTCCAGTGGGAGACCCTGTTTGACGAGCCCACTTCCGCCGCCAGAGAGGCCACCGTCTGCTGCGGTTGA
- a CDS encoding Monooxygenase: MMLSRSILVFFSLAVAVGASAIPRADGACTDPAVRKEWRELTDPEKAEYIRAAVCLRKLPKTKYAQINAVTTRLDDLVYTHFTLRTIIHFVANFLPWHRYLLKVHEDLLRNECGYTGAQPYWDWTIDADAQNITGSPIFDPVTGFGGDGQYTGSPEPGFQRCVIDGPFANTNLTLAMGWPETNVRGDRLHCLTRVFNSGQGNDANGNPIVGDMQLRAYNTQVMNAIYAFDNFADMATILEELPHSMIHRVISGDMGPTTAPNEPLFFLHHANVDRAWAKWQGRNETRLNDYSGFQDTGRTIPASITDTMPVLELSDTTITVKDYMDTQAGPLCYTYSSM; the protein is encoded by the exons ATGATGCTCTCCCGCTCGATCCTTGTATTCTTCTCTCTCGCAGTCGCCGTTGGCGCGAGTGCTATCCCCCGTGCCGATGGCGCCTGCACCGACCCGGCCGTCCGCAAGGAGTGGCGCGAGCTTACTGAccccgagaaggccgagtACATCCGCGCCGCTGTGTGTCTGCGCAAGCTACCCAAGACGAAGTATGCCCAAATCAACGCTGTCACCACTAGGCTAGACGACCTGGTCTACACCCACTTCACCCTCAGGACGATAATTCACTTCGTGGCCAACTTCCTCCCCTGGCACCGATATTTGTTGAAGGTGCACGAGGACCTGCTACGCAATGAGTGCGGCTACACCGGCGCCCAGCCGTACTGGGACTGGACcatcgatgccgacgcccagAACATAACCGGCTCGCCCATCTTTGACCCCGTCACCGGTttcggcggcgatggtcaGTACACCGGCAGCCCCGAGCCGGGCTTCCAGCGCTGCGTGATCGACGGCCCCTTTGCAAACACAAACTTGACGCTGGCGATGGGGTGGCCCGAGACGAACGTCCGCGGCGACCGCCTGCACTGCCTGACGCGCGTGTTCAACTCCGGCCAGGGTAACGATGCGAATGGCAACCCCATCGTTGGCGACATGCAGTTGAGAGCGTACAACACTCAGGTCATGAACGCCATCTATGCCTTTGACAATTTTGCCGACATGGCCACCATCCTGGAGGAACTGCCGCACTCAATGA TTCACAGAGTCATCTCCGGCGACATGGGTCCCACCACCGCGCCCAACGAGCCTCTCTTTTTCCTACACCACGCCAACGTTGACCGTGCCTGGGCCAAG TGGCAGGGGCGTAATGAAACGCGCCTGAACGATTATTCTGGCTTCCAAGACACCGGCCGCACCATTCCGGCCTCGATCACTGACACCATGCCCGTCCTGGAGCTTTCTGACACTACGATCACTGTCAAAGACTATATGGATACCCAGGCCGGCCCTCTTTGCTACACCTACTCATCCATGTAA
- a CDS encoding Alpha/beta hydrolase, with the protein MSVSYIKSLVFGGSSPDISAETSASRSSECQSVPEPDTSDTLTLPDGRKIGYAQFGLATGKPVFYCHGLPGSRVEAGHLHKAAMDVGARIIATDRPGMGLSTFQHGRTLLDHPKDLEQLAEHLRLPEYAVMGVSGGGPYALACAASMPREKLKCVSIVCGIGPPDIGMAGAGWFHWLGFTYGWRYAPRLAGWFFHRQGRFHLSDEERLELQLQEAEKNKATFPRQENGIWDDREIVGRMVMTSRQYYAQGIDGVSHDGYLDGTEFGFRIEDIRSDLPVRLWYGKDDTFVPANHGRQIARRLGTNAHLRVEDDTHASIFFRWRKEVLADLVSNM; encoded by the exons ATGTCGGTATCGTATATCAAGTCTTTGGTGTTTGGAGGCAGCAGCCCAGATATCAGCGCAGAGACCTCAGCATCCCGATCCTCCGAGTGCCAATCGGTTCCAGAGCCGGACACTTCTGACACCTTGACGCTCCCAGACGGTCGAAAGATCGGCTACGCGCAGTTCGGACTGGCGACCGGAAAACCCGTCTTCTACTGCCATGGCCTACCCGGCTCTCgtgtcgaggccggccacCTCCACAAGGCCGCCATGGATGTCGGCGCTCGCATCATCGCGACAGATCGCCCGGGGATGGGGTTGAGCACGTTTCAGCACGGACGGACACTTCTCGATCATCCAAAGGACCTGGAGCAGCTTGCTGAGCATCTTCGGCTGCCAGAATACGCCGTGATG GGCGTGTCAGGCGGCGGTCCGTATGCACTTGCGTGTGCGGCCTCGATGCCTCGTGAGAAGCTCAAGTGCGTGTCAATCGTGTGTGGTATCGGACCGCCTGACATCGGCATGGCCGGAGCCGGCTGGTTCCACTGGCTTGGGTTCACATACGGGTGGCGCTATGCCCCACGCCTCGCGGGGTGGTTTTTCCACCGGCAGGGGCGCTTCCATCTgtccgacgaggagcggcttgagctgcagctgcaggagGCGGAAAAGAACAAGGCGACGTTCCCACGCCAGGAGAACGGGATCTGGGACGACAGGGAGATTGTCGGGCGCATGGTCATGACAAGCCGGCAGTACTACGCCCAGGGGATTGACGGCGTGAGCCACGACGGCTACTTGGATGGCACGGAGTTTGGTTTCCGCATAGAGGATATTCGCTCCGACCTCCCTGTGCGGCTGTGGTACGGGAAGGACGACACGTTCGTCCCTGCGAACCACGGCAGGCAGATTGCCAGGCGTCTGGGGACCAACGCCCATCTCAGAGTAGAGGATGACACGCACGCAAGTATCTTCTTCAGGTGGAGGAAGGAGGTGCTGGCGGACCTGGTGAGTAACATGTAG